A single Pseudomonas putida DNA region contains:
- a CDS encoding VOC family protein, translating to MAAKPIPDGQHSITPYLAINNAAKAIEFYKQAFGASEMFRLEGPDGTVGHAELRIGDSSLMLGDPCDREGGLTASQKLAGAGVGLHLYVEDCDKVYAQALAAGATQLHPVTDQFYGDRSGTLKDPFGNIWFVSTHKEDLTPDEIRARAAKMFAGN from the coding sequence ATGGCTGCCAAACCCATCCCCGATGGCCAGCACAGCATCACCCCGTACCTGGCCATCAATAACGCCGCCAAGGCCATCGAATTCTACAAGCAAGCCTTTGGCGCCTCGGAGATGTTCCGCCTTGAAGGCCCGGACGGCACCGTTGGCCACGCCGAGCTGCGCATCGGCGACTCGTCGCTCATGCTCGGTGACCCCTGCGACCGCGAGGGCGGCCTGACCGCCAGCCAGAAACTCGCCGGTGCTGGCGTAGGCCTGCATCTGTATGTCGAGGACTGCGACAAGGTCTACGCCCAGGCCCTGGCCGCCGGCGCCACCCAGCTGCACCCGGTGACGGACCAGTTCTACGGCGACCGCAGCGGCACCCTGAAAGACCCGTTCGGCAATATCTGGTTCGTGTCCACCCACAAGGAAGACCTGACCCCCGACGAAATTCGCGCCCGCGCCGCCAAGATGTTCGCCGGCAACTGA
- a CDS encoding NADP-dependent glyceraldehyde-3-phosphate dehydrogenase gives MDHLLDSLFPAAGNIPENWRLDAPLEQRDYLVNGELRRWEGPLATVRSPVWLKEADGERQVVLGSAPLLDADTALTALDAAVNAYDKGRGAWPNMRVAERIQHVETFLARMREQRTAVVKLLMWEIGKNLKDSEKEFDRTCDYIVDTINALKDLDRRSSRFELEQGTLGQIRRAPLGVALCMGPYNYPLNETFTTLIPALIMGNTVVFKPAKFGVLLIRPLLEAFRDSFPPGVINVIYGRGRETVSALMASGKVDVFAFIGTHKAASDLKKLHPRPHRLRAALGLDAKNPGIVLPQVDLDNAVEEAVTGALSFNGQRCTALKILFVHEDVVEAFLDKFQRKLAALKPGMPWEPGVALTPLPEQGKVDYLDQLVADATAKGARVLNEGGGQSRGSFFYPALLYPVNRDMRVYHEEQFGPVVPVVPYRDLQTVIDYVLDSDYGQQLSLFGNDPATIGSLVDIFANQVGRINLNAQCQRGPDTYPFNGRKNSAEGTLSVHDALRVFSIRTLVATRFQEANKELISEIIRNRQSSFLTTDYIF, from the coding sequence ATGGACCATCTGCTTGATTCGCTGTTTCCTGCCGCCGGCAACATTCCCGAAAACTGGCGCCTTGATGCACCGCTGGAACAACGCGACTACCTGGTGAACGGTGAACTCAGGCGCTGGGAGGGGCCCCTGGCCACGGTGCGCAGCCCGGTCTGGCTGAAGGAAGCGGACGGCGAGCGCCAGGTCGTGCTCGGCAGCGCGCCACTGCTCGACGCCGACACCGCCCTTACCGCCCTGGACGCGGCGGTAAACGCCTACGACAAGGGCCGCGGCGCCTGGCCGAACATGCGCGTGGCTGAACGCATCCAGCATGTGGAAACCTTCCTCGCGCGCATGCGTGAGCAGCGCACCGCCGTGGTCAAGCTGCTGATGTGGGAGATCGGCAAGAACCTCAAGGATTCGGAAAAGGAATTCGACCGCACCTGCGACTACATCGTCGACACCATAAACGCCCTCAAGGACCTCGACCGCCGCTCCAGCCGCTTCGAGCTCGAACAAGGCACCCTCGGCCAGATCCGCCGTGCGCCGCTAGGCGTGGCGCTGTGCATGGGCCCATACAATTACCCGCTCAACGAAACCTTCACCACGCTGATCCCGGCGCTGATCATGGGCAACACCGTGGTGTTCAAGCCGGCCAAGTTCGGCGTGCTGCTGATCCGCCCACTGCTAGAAGCGTTCCGTGACAGCTTCCCGCCGGGGGTAATCAACGTCATCTACGGCCGTGGCCGGGAAACGGTCAGTGCGCTGATGGCCAGCGGCAAGGTCGATGTGTTCGCTTTCATCGGTACCCACAAGGCGGCCAGCGACCTGAAGAAACTGCACCCACGCCCGCACCGGCTGCGTGCGGCCCTGGGCCTGGACGCGAAGAATCCCGGCATCGTCCTGCCCCAGGTGGACCTGGACAATGCCGTGGAAGAGGCCGTTACCGGCGCGCTGTCGTTCAATGGCCAACGCTGCACGGCGCTGAAGATCCTGTTCGTCCACGAGGATGTGGTCGAAGCCTTCCTCGACAAGTTCCAGCGCAAGCTCGCCGCGCTCAAGCCGGGCATGCCTTGGGAACCAGGCGTTGCACTGACGCCGCTGCCGGAGCAAGGCAAGGTCGATTACCTCGACCAACTGGTGGCCGATGCCACGGCCAAGGGCGCACGGGTACTCAACGAAGGTGGCGGGCAGAGCCGCGGTTCGTTCTTCTACCCCGCCCTGCTCTACCCGGTGAATCGCGACATGCGCGTGTATCACGAGGAGCAGTTCGGCCCGGTGGTGCCGGTGGTGCCTTACCGCGACCTGCAGACCGTGATCGACTACGTGCTCGACTCCGACTACGGCCAGCAGCTGAGCCTGTTCGGCAACGACCCGGCAACCATCGGCAGCCTGGTCGATATCTTTGCCAACCAGGTCGGCCGCATCAACCTCAACGCACAGTGCCAGCGCGGCCCCGACACTTACCCGTTCAACGGCCGCAAGAACAGCGCCGAAGGGACACTGTCGGTGCACGATGCCTTGCGCGTGTTCTCCATCCGGACCCTGGTCGCGACTCGCTTCCAGGAAGCCAACAAGGAACTGATCAGCGAAATCATCCGTAACCGCCAATCGAGCTTCCTGACCACCGACTACATCTTCTGA
- a CDS encoding putative bifunctional diguanylate cyclase/phosphodiesterase codes for MTPSNSPMTHEQKPTAGTLRRAFCRLLPVGVSLAGIGVSMVLGHVDIQRQQSQQDASLFHSPLFWFALTCSGLLSLFIAQINRKQRQLHQRNRELQRSQAQLERLAHYDTITGLPNRVLFQQQLAEATAQGHGLAVLLLDIDGFKQVNDSLGHAMGDLLLQQATARFLQELDSSDRVCRLGGDEFVFMLQGTQGQVSHQLRQLLRCLQRPFDLNGNTALVTGSIGLAWCPQHGEDVGSLLRHADTAMYAAKEGGRNAWRPYHPDMTARLHQRLELERNLRRALQDNEFELWYQPKVDLFSGQLEGVEALLRWRDPEHGLIPPGDFIPLAERSGLIIPLGERVLDLACAQLAAWRVADCLPGPLAVNVAALQIERSDYVSSLAMALERHGLAPNMLEVEITESLLMESQQQACAALAQLQAMGVATAVDDFGTGYSSLAYLRALPIDHLKIDRAFIKDLPDDDDAVAIARAIIDLGHALGYRITAEGIETQQQYDFLRNAGCDQGQGYLLGRPMPAAELQKWVVGNPLRARLTR; via the coding sequence ATGACCCCGTCCAATTCCCCGATGACCCACGAACAGAAACCGACTGCCGGCACGCTGCGTCGCGCCTTTTGCCGCTTGTTGCCGGTCGGCGTTTCCCTGGCCGGCATCGGCGTGTCCATGGTACTTGGCCACGTGGACATCCAGCGCCAGCAAAGCCAGCAGGACGCCAGCCTGTTCCACTCGCCGCTATTCTGGTTCGCCCTCACCTGCAGCGGCCTGCTCAGCCTGTTCATTGCGCAGATCAACCGCAAGCAGCGTCAGTTGCACCAACGTAATCGTGAATTGCAGCGCTCGCAGGCCCAGCTGGAGCGCCTGGCTCACTACGACACCATCACCGGGTTGCCCAATCGGGTGCTGTTCCAGCAGCAATTGGCCGAGGCCACTGCCCAGGGCCATGGCCTGGCCGTATTGCTGCTGGACATCGACGGTTTCAAGCAGGTCAACGATAGCCTTGGCCACGCCATGGGCGATCTGCTGCTGCAACAGGCGACAGCGCGCTTCCTGCAGGAGCTCGACAGCAGCGACCGGGTGTGCCGGCTTGGCGGCGATGAGTTCGTGTTCATGCTCCAGGGCACGCAGGGCCAGGTCAGCCACCAGCTTCGGCAACTGCTGCGCTGCCTGCAGCGGCCGTTCGACCTCAACGGCAACACCGCGCTGGTGACCGGCAGCATAGGCCTGGCCTGGTGCCCGCAGCATGGCGAAGACGTGGGTAGCCTGTTGCGCCATGCCGACACCGCCATGTATGCGGCCAAGGAAGGCGGCCGCAACGCCTGGCGTCCCTATCACCCCGACATGACTGCACGGCTGCACCAGCGTCTGGAGCTGGAGCGCAACTTGCGCCGGGCGTTGCAGGATAACGAGTTCGAATTGTGGTACCAGCCCAAGGTCGACCTGTTCAGCGGTCAGCTGGAAGGGGTCGAGGCGCTGCTGCGCTGGCGCGACCCGGAACATGGGCTGATACCGCCTGGCGATTTCATCCCGCTTGCCGAGCGCAGTGGCCTGATCATTCCCTTGGGGGAGCGGGTGCTCGACCTGGCCTGTGCGCAATTGGCCGCCTGGCGCGTCGCCGACTGCCTGCCGGGGCCCCTGGCGGTCAACGTGGCGGCGCTGCAGATCGAGCGCAGCGACTACGTCTCGAGCCTCGCTATGGCGCTGGAGCGGCATGGCCTGGCACCCAACATGCTGGAGGTGGAAATCACTGAAAGCCTGTTGATGGAAAGCCAGCAACAGGCGTGCGCGGCCCTGGCCCAGCTTCAAGCCATGGGCGTGGCCACGGCGGTGGACGACTTTGGCACCGGCTACTCGTCGTTGGCTTACCTGCGTGCCTTGCCCATCGACCACCTGAAGATCGACCGGGCGTTCATCAAGGATTTGCCGGATGACGATGATGCGGTGGCCATTGCCCGGGCGATCATCGACCTGGGGCATGCGCTGGGCTACCGCATCACTGCCGAAGGGATCGAGACCCAGCAGCAGTATGACTTCCTGCGCAATGCCGGGTGTGACCAGGGCCAAGGCTACCTGCTGGGGCGGCCGATGCCGGCCGCCGAGTTGCAGAAGTGGGTGGTGGGCAACCCGCTCAGGGCGCGATTGACGCGTTAG
- a CDS encoding leucine-rich repeat domain-containing protein: protein MNDHNFPTPNETLIAEQLPKWVQHATPEQWQALGQSHRLEAYEQDWFNNAAPDLRETVMTSHKRLLRSQAALAHSLKNLKQITEFAEPMLQARLAERGFTEPLRTSELLRVDRSWSWRVLRFLYSHRRDNLLQAALQNFADDETFITESAIANRDAIQVTPISVQATAVTGPQTPTVHFTLASERYQVDRLDLAPGAFAQLCRELDLGAAYQAHLQQCFSAPQVREQAIAVQQDRLRLAADLAYLRHEVGGVTRDRLDLLLQNGPVPCWQLALFGITLHEVMLIDASTAGLLLYLPGHTPALHPCTDLDAVNRVLAALLQQPDNRQRFMAFLSHQDQPHFLSLLQQNLDTASPADLHPSMQRITDEPFGFFQDQHVARLKSEAEQLAVPTAVADAQARARRLDEWENLGLDVLNLAGFFIPAVGTVMLAVAACQLLGEAYEGYEAWSEGDRQMAWQHLEAVGVNLALIGGLAAAGHVVPKLFKSPLLENLQEVRCDDGRNRLWQPSLKPYRSPQALPEGLRPNEQGQYVQDGSHFIRMDGALYKQRFDPHSQQWRIVHPDNSHAFEPPLEHNGHGAWRAAHEQPQQWSFAVLAKRLGEDYAAFTPAQLELAGRICGVDAADLCQVHLEGQPAPALMLDTLKRMAKTAPPESQQLLQQHREWPLVRALQDLLLPVQATTDSERLLFSYLDSMPDWPADLRLELRSGSPQGPVLDSMGSSDSTTVCQVIKSAEGYEADLGERPAPATQDQDLCRAIEQALPSIRRQALGISSTDGNTLRQRVLAWTEPRRIDLLQRLWGAGARRRAGGEGLRGGRAVQPVGPFLEAPLATRYRRLYPTATEQEFLRAMDDWQLQGRSPTMEMRNLERRLEALRRDLGEWARPDPQSPHRRQEAIAPIINAWRRISRLPLGHNTDVCSLDLSRLDLENHDLASLALPDEFTHIEHVSLKYNRNLSQLPAEFLERFPRLKRLLLSHCRFNRLPRLANPQELAWLDLDNNRITWDDDAQRTFDQFTNLGVLDMGGNPLLRAPDLSRIPRLFTLFLDNCALTELPRGLESITSTPVTLDLADNQLQQLPANFQLSHAVAQAMRLESRWLSPRMLAEVEAYNVMNQVDLLVDNSDYDSFFRGTGPAEAALWQRLPLHYRRDLRALLDLEPFISRPRRARTNFWRRLRAIDHNPQLRQHVLEQPAHELFNIAL from the coding sequence TGAACTGCTGCGCGTCGACCGAAGCTGGAGCTGGCGTGTATTGCGCTTTCTATACAGCCACCGCCGTGACAATTTGTTGCAGGCCGCGCTGCAGAACTTTGCCGATGACGAAACGTTCATCACCGAAAGTGCAATCGCCAATCGCGATGCAATCCAGGTGACGCCGATCAGTGTGCAAGCAACGGCGGTGACTGGGCCGCAGACGCCAACTGTGCATTTTACGCTGGCATCGGAGCGCTATCAGGTCGATCGTCTCGATCTCGCTCCCGGGGCATTCGCCCAGCTCTGTCGGGAACTTGACCTCGGTGCTGCCTACCAGGCTCATCTACAGCAATGCTTCAGTGCACCACAGGTGCGTGAACAGGCGATTGCGGTACAACAGGACCGCCTGCGCCTGGCAGCGGACCTGGCGTACCTGCGCCATGAAGTGGGCGGTGTAACTCGCGATCGGCTAGACCTGCTGCTGCAAAACGGCCCCGTGCCCTGCTGGCAACTGGCACTGTTCGGTATCACCTTGCACGAGGTGATGTTGATCGACGCCAGTACTGCCGGCTTGCTGCTCTACTTGCCCGGCCATACCCCTGCCCTGCATCCCTGCACCGATCTGGACGCCGTCAACCGCGTACTGGCAGCACTGCTGCAGCAACCCGATAACCGTCAGCGCTTTATGGCTTTCCTGAGCCACCAGGACCAACCCCACTTCCTCAGCTTGCTGCAGCAGAACCTGGACACAGCCAGTCCGGCCGACTTGCATCCATCGATGCAGCGCATTACCGACGAACCCTTCGGTTTTTTTCAGGATCAGCATGTGGCCCGCCTGAAAAGCGAAGCCGAACAGCTAGCAGTACCCACTGCCGTGGCGGACGCCCAGGCGCGCGCCAGACGCCTTGATGAATGGGAAAACCTTGGGCTGGATGTGCTCAACCTGGCCGGCTTTTTCATCCCGGCCGTGGGTACCGTGATGCTGGCCGTGGCTGCCTGCCAGTTGCTCGGCGAAGCCTACGAAGGCTATGAAGCCTGGAGTGAGGGCGATCGCCAGATGGCTTGGCAGCACCTGGAAGCCGTCGGCGTGAACCTGGCCCTGATCGGCGGCCTGGCAGCAGCGGGTCACGTCGTGCCGAAGCTGTTCAAAAGCCCGTTACTGGAGAACCTGCAGGAAGTTCGCTGCGACGACGGCCGCAATCGCCTGTGGCAGCCGAGCCTCAAGCCATACCGTAGCCCCCAGGCCCTACCGGAAGGTTTGCGGCCCAATGAGCAAGGTCAGTATGTACAGGACGGCAGCCATTTCATCCGCATGGACGGCGCGCTCTACAAACAGCGTTTCGACCCGCACAGCCAGCAATGGCGGATCGTTCACCCCGACAACTCGCACGCGTTTGAGCCCCCGCTCGAACACAACGGTCATGGCGCCTGGCGCGCAGCCCACGAGCAACCACAGCAGTGGTCGTTCGCCGTACTGGCAAAACGATTAGGCGAAGACTATGCAGCTTTCACACCGGCCCAGCTGGAACTGGCCGGGCGTATCTGTGGTGTCGACGCGGCCGATCTGTGCCAGGTACACCTTGAGGGGCAACCTGCGCCAGCGCTGATGCTGGACACCTTGAAACGCATGGCAAAGACTGCGCCCCCTGAAAGCCAACAGCTATTGCAACAACACCGCGAGTGGCCACTGGTGCGTGCGCTACAAGATCTGCTACTGCCCGTACAGGCGACGACCGACAGTGAACGGCTGCTGTTCAGCTACCTGGATAGCATGCCTGATTGGCCTGCGGACCTGCGCCTGGAGCTTCGCTCAGGCAGCCCGCAAGGCCCTGTGCTCGACAGCATGGGCAGCAGCGATTCAACCACGGTGTGCCAAGTCATCAAATCGGCTGAGGGTTATGAGGCCGACCTGGGCGAACGACCCGCCCCAGCGACACAGGATCAGGACCTGTGCAGGGCAATCGAGCAAGCACTGCCAAGCATCCGACGCCAGGCACTGGGTATCTCCAGCACTGATGGCAACACCCTGCGCCAGCGTGTGCTGGCCTGGACCGAACCCCGTCGCATCGACCTGCTTCAGCGCCTTTGGGGCGCAGGCGCACGGCGCCGGGCTGGCGGCGAAGGGCTGCGGGGAGGTCGCGCTGTGCAACCAGTCGGCCCTTTCCTTGAAGCCCCATTGGCAACCCGCTATCGGCGCCTGTATCCCACCGCAACCGAACAGGAGTTTCTCCGCGCCATGGACGACTGGCAACTGCAAGGGCGCTCACCCACGATGGAAATGCGCAACCTTGAGCGACGCCTGGAGGCCCTGCGCCGCGACCTTGGCGAATGGGCACGTCCCGACCCGCAGTCCCCTCATCGGCGGCAGGAGGCCATCGCGCCGATCATCAATGCCTGGCGACGCATATCCAGGTTGCCGCTGGGTCACAATACCGACGTGTGCAGCCTGGACCTTTCACGGCTTGACCTGGAAAATCACGACCTGGCGAGCCTGGCCCTGCCGGACGAATTCACTCACATCGAACATGTATCGCTGAAATACAACCGCAATTTGAGCCAGTTGCCTGCCGAGTTCCTGGAACGTTTCCCCAGGCTCAAGCGCTTGCTCCTGAGCCATTGCCGTTTCAATCGCTTGCCTCGCCTGGCCAACCCCCAGGAACTGGCCTGGCTTGACCTCGACAACAACCGCATCACCTGGGATGACGACGCCCAGCGGACATTCGACCAGTTCACCAACCTGGGCGTGCTGGACATGGGCGGCAACCCGTTGCTGCGCGCGCCAGACCTGAGTCGGATACCGCGCCTGTTCACACTGTTCCTGGATAATTGCGCACTGACCGAATTGCCGCGCGGGCTGGAAAGCATCACCAGCACGCCTGTGACGCTCGACCTGGCTGACAATCAGCTGCAACAGCTACCGGCCAACTTTCAGCTATCGCACGCAGTCGCCCAGGCGATGCGCCTTGAAAGCCGATGGCTCAGCCCACGCATGCTCGCTGAAGTCGAAGCCTACAATGTGATGAATCAGGTGGATCTGCTAGTGGACAACAGCGACTATGATAGTTTTTTCCGAGGTACTGGCCCCGCTGAAGCGGCACTCTGGCAACGTTTGCCGCTGCACTACCGACGAGATCTGAGGGCACTGCTCGACCTCGAGCCTTTCATTTCACGGCCGAGGAGAGCCCGCACAAATTTCTGGCGCCGCCTGAGGGCGATCGACCACAATCCGCAATTACGTCAGCACGTGCTTGAGCAACCGGCCCATGAGCTTTTCAACATTGCGCTGTAA